From Staphylococcus sp. M0911, a single genomic window includes:
- a CDS encoding APC family permease: protein MFNQIKRLLIGRPKKNRDLKNEKITKFKALAILSSDALSSVAYGPEQILITLSVVGAVASWYTLPIAAGVLILLAALILSYRQVIYAYPKGGGAYMVSKTNLGEKWGLLAGGSLLVDYILTVAVSISSGADAFVAAFPNLYDYKVLIACLLVLVILILNLRGLTESATVLSYPVYLFIIGLVALIVVGTWRVATGDIQPHMQSSVGTAVHGVTLFLLLKAFSSGASSLTGVEAISNAVTNFKDPAPKNAVKTLVTMGSILAFLLVGIVGLAYVYGIMPQTETTVLSQLATQIFGDNVAFYFVQATTVLILVLAANTGFTAFPMLAASMSKDKYMPRMFTVRGDRLGYSNSILVLGIFAIILIILFKGKTENLIPLYAVGVFIPFTLAQFGMVLKWYRERPKGWQAKLAVNTLGGTITFVVFMIFLITKFSHVWPILLFLPFFVSVFVRIKIHYRNVAEQLRSDLDVHDVPVVDRSLAIVPIMSITTVVDKSIYYAQMLANNDVIAVHVSFGDEDEKAFQEKWKQHFPDVRLIILHSEYRSIIRPISRFIDKIHRKAEDQNYLITVVVPEFIPKKPWHHLLHNQTSLRLKMHLIYQKNVILCTIPFKLKK from the coding sequence ATGTTTAATCAAATTAAAAGACTTTTAATTGGGCGTCCCAAAAAGAATAGGGACTTGAAAAACGAAAAAATTACTAAATTTAAAGCGTTAGCAATTTTATCTTCAGATGCATTATCCTCAGTAGCTTATGGTCCAGAACAGATATTAATTACATTATCTGTTGTAGGTGCAGTTGCGTCTTGGTATACATTACCTATTGCTGCAGGCGTTCTGATTTTATTAGCTGCACTTATATTATCATATCGCCAAGTGATATATGCTTACCCTAAAGGGGGCGGGGCATATATGGTATCGAAAACGAACTTAGGAGAGAAGTGGGGACTTCTTGCTGGTGGTTCGTTATTGGTCGATTATATTTTAACCGTTGCAGTTAGTATATCCTCCGGTGCAGATGCGTTTGTAGCTGCATTTCCAAATTTATATGATTACAAAGTACTCATAGCATGCTTATTAGTATTAGTCATTTTGATATTAAATTTAAGAGGTCTAACTGAATCGGCAACTGTGTTATCTTATCCAGTGTACTTATTCATCATTGGATTGGTTGCATTAATTGTAGTGGGAACATGGCGTGTTGCAACAGGTGACATTCAACCCCATATGCAATCTTCAGTAGGAACAGCAGTACACGGCGTGACACTCTTTTTACTATTAAAAGCATTTTCTTCAGGGGCTTCTTCTTTAACAGGGGTAGAGGCTATTTCAAATGCGGTGACAAACTTTAAAGACCCAGCACCTAAAAATGCAGTAAAAACGTTAGTCACAATGGGTAGTATTTTAGCATTCCTATTAGTAGGTATCGTAGGATTAGCATATGTATATGGCATTATGCCACAGACTGAGACAACGGTTCTATCACAGTTAGCAACACAAATCTTTGGTGACAATGTGGCATTCTATTTTGTACAAGCTACAACAGTATTGATATTAGTATTAGCAGCAAATACTGGTTTTACAGCATTTCCAATGTTAGCGGCATCTATGTCTAAAGATAAATACATGCCTAGAATGTTTACGGTTAGAGGTGACAGATTAGGTTATTCTAACTCAATTCTTGTGTTAGGTATTTTTGCGATTATATTAATTATCTTGTTTAAAGGTAAAACTGAAAATTTAATACCATTATATGCAGTAGGTGTTTTCATTCCATTTACTTTAGCGCAATTTGGTATGGTATTAAAATGGTATAGAGAACGACCAAAAGGTTGGCAGGCTAAATTAGCAGTAAATACATTAGGTGGTACGATTACATTTGTGGTATTTATGATATTCTTGATTACTAAATTCAGTCATGTTTGGCCAATTTTATTATTCTTACCATTCTTTGTATCTGTATTTGTAAGAATTAAAATTCATTATCGTAATGTTGCAGAGCAATTACGTTCTGATTTAGACGTGCATGACGTACCAGTAGTAGATCGTAGTTTAGCTATTGTACCGATTATGAGTATTACGACTGTCGTTGATAAATCAATTTATTATGCACAGATGTTAGCGAATAATGACGTGATTGCAGTGCACGTATCATTTGGTGATGAAGACGAAAAAGCATTCCAAGAAAAATGGAAGCAACACTTTCCTGATGTAAGACTCATTATTTTACATTCAGAATATAGAAGTATTATCAGACCGATATCACGATTTATTGATAAAATTCATCGCAAAGCCGAAGATCAAAATTATTTAATCACGGTGGTTGTTCCAGAATTTATTCCTAAGAAGCCTTGGCATCATTTATTACACAACCAAACAAGTTTACGATTAAAAATGCATTTAATTTATCAAAAGAACGTGATACTATGTACTATTCCATTTAAACTTAAAAAATAA